One Rubripirellula amarantea DNA segment encodes these proteins:
- the mog gene encoding molybdopterin adenylyltransferase, translated as MSESLPIRIGVVTVSDRASRGEYEDLGGPAIVAYLNDVLASDFETVARVIPDDTATISETLKQLCDGEQCCLVVTTGGTGPAKRDVTPEATEAVCEKMMPGFGELMRKVSLEKVPTAILSRQTAGIRGSCLIVNLPGKPKAIAECLDAVFPAIPYCIDLIDGPRVETDPNRVVAFRPRSK; from the coding sequence TTGAGCGAGAGTCTTCCGATCCGAATTGGCGTCGTCACGGTTTCCGACCGAGCTTCTCGGGGTGAGTACGAAGACCTCGGCGGACCGGCGATCGTCGCCTATTTGAACGACGTACTAGCGAGTGACTTTGAAACCGTTGCCCGTGTGATCCCCGACGACACCGCCACAATTTCCGAGACATTGAAGCAGCTTTGCGACGGTGAGCAATGTTGTTTGGTCGTAACAACGGGCGGAACTGGCCCCGCAAAACGCGACGTCACACCCGAGGCGACCGAAGCGGTTTGCGAGAAGATGATGCCCGGCTTCGGTGAACTGATGCGAAAGGTATCGCTCGAAAAAGTCCCGACTGCGATTCTGTCACGTCAAACCGCTGGCATACGCGGTTCTTGCTTGATCGTGAATTTGCCTGGAAAGCCAAAAGCGATCGCAGAATGTCTCGACGCCGTGTTCCCGGCAATTCCTTACTGCATCGATTTGATCGACGGCCCTCGAGTGGAAACCGATCCGAATCGGGTTGTCGCATTCCGCCCCCGATCGAAGTAA
- a CDS encoding single-strand selective monofunctional uracil-DNA glycosylase: protein MATPSKRSGAQSARTALIKAAKKLRDRVDKLEFAEPVTHVYNPLRYAWKSHEAYLSMANDAGAKVLFLGMNPGPWGMAQTGVPFGEIAAVKDWLGIHESVKHPKNEHPKRIVEGFECQRSEVSGRRLWGLFQSKYEQPSDFFKRHFIANYCPLVFMESSARNRTPDKLPAAERELLDSACDAHLRAVIDALKPKHLVGVGAYAEKCLARVLEEASYDAHLSRILHPSPASPAANKDWSGQATKQLIHAGVW, encoded by the coding sequence ATGGCAACTCCTTCCAAACGGTCAGGGGCTCAGTCGGCTCGAACGGCTCTCATCAAAGCCGCCAAGAAGCTGCGTGACCGAGTCGACAAGCTAGAGTTTGCTGAACCGGTTACCCACGTCTACAACCCGCTGCGATACGCATGGAAATCGCACGAGGCGTACTTATCGATGGCCAATGACGCCGGCGCGAAGGTACTGTTTCTCGGCATGAACCCGGGGCCCTGGGGAATGGCTCAAACTGGCGTTCCGTTTGGTGAAATCGCTGCGGTGAAAGATTGGCTCGGGATCCACGAGTCCGTCAAACATCCCAAGAATGAACATCCCAAGCGGATCGTTGAGGGATTTGAATGTCAGCGAAGTGAAGTTAGCGGGCGTCGGCTGTGGGGCCTCTTTCAGTCCAAATACGAGCAGCCCTCGGATTTCTTCAAGCGACACTTCATCGCCAACTATTGCCCCTTGGTGTTCATGGAAAGCTCGGCACGCAACCGAACTCCCGACAAACTTCCGGCCGCCGAGCGTGAATTGCTCGACTCGGCTTGCGACGCTCACTTACGAGCGGTGATCGATGCATTGAAACCCAAGCACTTGGTTGGTGTGGGTGCCTACGCCGAAAAATGCTTAGCCCGCGTGCTGGAAGAGGCATCCTACGATGCACATTTGTCACGCATCTTGCACCCTAGCCCTGCCTCCCCCGCTGCGAATAAAGACTGGTCGGGACAGGCAACAAAGCAGCTTATCCATGCCGGAGTCTGGTAA
- a CDS encoding VanZ family protein, with protein sequence MNEIAAPTTRMRFVVAMMFVVVIGLTTMALLVPMPRGGRMLPAIGDMVHAPLFSALTLFAFACVHQIYPAKSFRIWVIRSLIIAALFVVVGVGSEYMQGYFGRSKSLHDAVADSMGISAALGLLVIWGLRKWRLISRTSASLFLGVSMLPFAVAWWGPTATLADAYAMPREFPMLSSFERPAELERWHFAKCMGKRVRSNVTSGNYALEVAYQVHEHPTATMYEMVRDWSQMDSLRIDATLAPSFQGEFAELAVQIIDARHGSVFRDVHRQIFQLQPGKTLPIEIKCDQMQGPTGRKIDLSSVVYLDLQLVRPDSPTIVRFDSIRLVPQATD encoded by the coding sequence ACGACGATGGCGCTGCTCGTCCCAATGCCCCGGGGCGGGCGGATGTTGCCAGCGATCGGCGACATGGTCCACGCACCGTTGTTTTCCGCGTTGACTCTATTCGCGTTTGCGTGTGTCCACCAAATTTATCCCGCAAAGTCGTTCCGGATTTGGGTGATCCGCAGCCTCATCATTGCCGCATTGTTTGTGGTGGTCGGTGTCGGTAGCGAATACATGCAGGGCTATTTCGGTCGTTCGAAATCGCTACACGATGCAGTGGCTGATTCCATGGGCATCTCCGCAGCGCTGGGTTTACTCGTGATCTGGGGACTTCGCAAATGGAGGCTCATCTCACGCACTAGCGCGAGCCTGTTTCTTGGAGTTTCGATGCTGCCGTTCGCGGTTGCTTGGTGGGGTCCCACAGCGACTCTTGCAGATGCTTACGCGATGCCTCGAGAATTCCCCATGCTCAGTTCGTTTGAGCGACCGGCCGAACTTGAACGTTGGCATTTTGCGAAGTGCATGGGCAAGCGGGTTCGGAGCAACGTCACCAGCGGCAACTATGCGTTAGAAGTGGCATATCAAGTTCATGAGCACCCAACGGCAACAATGTACGAGATGGTCAGGGACTGGTCACAAATGGACAGCTTAAGAATTGATGCCACGTTGGCCCCGTCGTTTCAGGGTGAGTTTGCCGAGTTGGCGGTCCAGATCATCGATGCGCGTCACGGCAGCGTCTTTCGCGATGTGCATCGTCAAATCTTTCAATTGCAACCGGGCAAAACCCTTCCCATTGAAATTAAGTGCGACCAGATGCAGGGTCCGACAGGTCGCAAAATTGATCTAAGCAGCGTGGTCTACTTAGATTTGCAGCTTGTACGGCCTGATTCGCCTACGATTGTCCGTTTTGATTCGATTCGGCTGGTTCCGCAAGCGACGGACTGA
- a CDS encoding PAS domain-containing protein: MNHPNADPKPIASDGEARGDNHLSHTPPPSLGCPELLRSFIREFTWTGTLEGSFTWLEPASETLWGCPASELLGDLDKRLQFIHPDDRNHVQAMWKQIARKPRIELEYRVVGKGSSPQWIAETIVRDDNDGDVASCCGLIRIITDRHHLEGALRDSEAVYLSLVESLPLSVLRKDAKGRIQYANNRACEQIGKPVEDLIGKSDFDLFPADLAKKYMEDDQEVIHSGKLYHDVERHQAGEGKQIHVEVWKAPVHSARGDVVGIQVMFWDVTNQKDAEHQIEFEKFLLSTLLETVPESIYFKDADSRFIRLSQSCARKFGVDDPSLAIGKSDADFFSKEHARKALADEKMVMQTGEPILAEVECETHNDGRVTYCATTKVPLKDPRGHILGTFGISRDVTEQIIAEKELARERDLLRTIINNVPDLIYVKDRAGRFVVANVALLKLLGLESLDDILGKTDYDFSPPEHACHYVADDQNVMRSRKPLLDREESHRSESGDELCLLTTKVPLLNTEDEVIGVVGIGHDITERKKADREILRAKESADKANRAKSDFLANMSHEIRTPMNAIIGMTDLVLDTELKPSQRNFLSMVSESAESLLAVINDILDFSKIESGKLEIERRVFDIRESLGDTMKTLGLKAHSKGLELAFRVAPAVPRFAVGDIGRLRQVVINLVGNAVKFTHQGEVVVEVNLVKLTDRNVTLRIGVRDTGIGIPEHKLETIFNEFEQADTSTTRRFGGTGLGLAISSRIAALMDGEISVDSEVDRGSLFSFDVKLRIAPEDAEEQKKDEERLTMRGAVVVGGTSVLVVDDNETNRKILDEILSGWGMIATLVESGKEALDALRSASSRQQPFGLVITDVNMPEMSGYDFIKHVRSDENIAPTQIVVLTSGRRDEEEELDQTLNVNERLMKPVKQSELFDSIVRILGINAAEDSGHKHLSPIPKNVNHLRILLAEDNIINQKLAVGVLSRDGHIVTIANDGQEVIELLSRNEFDVILMDVQMPRIDGLEATRQIRELEGDLGNHIPIIAMTAHAMKGDREKCLDAGMDEYIAKPIRIGTLREKLLYVMPQDEEQDEEGDERGFEEGENGRSDNRNDADNLDASADSENKEADENSIPQTSETETTSASPTSDDPPPIDWDHAHATVGGDPKLLAELMAVYVGEAEHILRQIATARANGETEQMGRFVHTLKGASLSVGAVRTSEIAGYLEQDCKTKDVAELSEQFDQLSAATLAAIEAIQNHLSNES, from the coding sequence ATGAATCATCCCAATGCCGACCCGAAACCGATTGCATCGGATGGCGAAGCACGCGGTGACAATCATTTATCCCATACCCCACCGCCATCGCTGGGGTGCCCGGAACTACTCCGCAGCTTCATTCGCGAGTTCACGTGGACCGGGACACTTGAAGGCAGCTTCACTTGGCTCGAACCGGCTTCCGAGACCTTATGGGGATGCCCGGCTAGCGAACTGTTAGGTGACTTAGACAAACGGCTACAGTTCATCCATCCCGATGATCGCAATCACGTTCAAGCGATGTGGAAACAGATCGCCCGCAAGCCGCGAATCGAACTTGAGTATCGTGTCGTTGGAAAGGGATCCTCGCCCCAATGGATTGCCGAAACGATTGTGCGAGATGACAACGATGGCGATGTCGCGAGCTGCTGCGGACTGATTCGAATCATTACCGATCGACATCACCTCGAAGGGGCACTGCGAGATTCCGAGGCTGTTTATCTATCGCTGGTGGAAAGCCTACCGCTAAGTGTGTTACGAAAGGATGCCAAGGGTCGAATCCAGTACGCCAACAACCGAGCTTGCGAACAAATTGGCAAACCGGTCGAGGACTTGATCGGTAAGTCCGACTTCGATTTATTCCCAGCGGACCTAGCTAAGAAATATATGGAGGACGACCAGGAGGTCATCCATTCAGGAAAGCTATATCACGACGTCGAACGACATCAGGCCGGCGAAGGCAAACAAATCCATGTTGAGGTGTGGAAAGCTCCTGTCCACAGCGCTCGAGGCGACGTCGTTGGCATCCAGGTCATGTTTTGGGATGTTACGAACCAGAAGGACGCAGAGCACCAAATCGAGTTCGAGAAGTTTCTGCTATCGACACTACTGGAAACCGTACCGGAATCCATCTACTTCAAGGATGCTGACAGTCGATTCATTCGACTTAGCCAAAGCTGCGCACGAAAGTTCGGCGTTGATGATCCATCGCTCGCCATTGGCAAATCCGACGCGGACTTCTTTTCGAAAGAACATGCTCGGAAGGCACTCGCCGATGAAAAAATGGTGATGCAAACCGGCGAGCCCATCCTTGCCGAAGTGGAATGCGAAACTCACAACGATGGGCGAGTTACGTATTGCGCAACCACTAAAGTCCCGCTGAAGGATCCGCGAGGGCACATCCTGGGAACGTTTGGTATTTCTCGCGACGTCACCGAACAGATCATCGCCGAGAAAGAACTCGCTCGCGAACGCGACCTGCTTCGAACGATCATTAACAACGTTCCCGATCTGATCTACGTCAAAGACAGGGCAGGGCGGTTTGTCGTGGCGAACGTGGCCCTTCTAAAACTACTGGGGCTAGAAAGTTTAGACGACATTCTTGGCAAAACAGATTACGACTTTTCGCCACCCGAGCATGCTTGCCATTACGTCGCCGACGATCAGAACGTTATGCGAAGTCGAAAACCTTTGCTCGATCGCGAGGAATCTCATCGCAGCGAGTCCGGCGACGAACTTTGCCTGCTGACAACGAAGGTGCCCCTGCTGAACACCGAAGACGAAGTGATTGGCGTGGTCGGCATTGGTCATGACATCACCGAACGCAAGAAAGCTGACCGCGAAATCCTGCGTGCAAAGGAAAGTGCCGACAAGGCCAACCGAGCCAAGAGCGACTTCCTTGCTAACATGTCTCACGAAATACGAACGCCGATGAACGCCATCATCGGCATGACTGACCTTGTGCTCGATACGGAACTAAAGCCAAGTCAACGAAACTTTTTATCGATGGTCAGCGAATCGGCGGAATCGCTGCTGGCCGTAATCAACGACATTCTTGATTTTTCGAAAATTGAATCGGGCAAACTCGAGATCGAACGGCGGGTCTTCGACATTCGCGAATCGCTTGGCGATACGATGAAGACGCTCGGGCTAAAGGCTCATTCGAAAGGCTTGGAACTTGCATTCCGCGTCGCGCCTGCGGTTCCGCGGTTTGCCGTCGGCGACATCGGGCGACTGAGACAGGTCGTGATTAACTTAGTCGGCAACGCAGTCAAGTTCACACACCAAGGCGAAGTCGTCGTGGAAGTGAACTTGGTGAAGCTAACCGATCGAAACGTAACGCTACGGATTGGTGTACGTGACACGGGCATTGGAATTCCCGAGCATAAGCTTGAAACGATCTTCAATGAATTCGAGCAAGCCGATACTTCAACAACGCGGCGATTCGGCGGAACTGGACTTGGACTCGCCATTTCGTCTCGAATTGCTGCTTTGATGGACGGAGAAATTTCTGTTGATAGTGAAGTCGACCGCGGAAGCCTTTTTTCGTTCGATGTCAAACTTCGCATTGCGCCAGAAGACGCTGAGGAGCAAAAGAAAGACGAAGAACGTCTGACCATGCGTGGGGCCGTTGTCGTGGGCGGGACCAGCGTTTTGGTCGTCGACGACAATGAGACGAACCGAAAAATTCTCGACGAAATTTTATCGGGCTGGGGCATGATCGCCACGCTGGTTGAAAGTGGCAAGGAGGCGTTGGATGCTCTGCGATCGGCGTCATCACGTCAGCAACCATTCGGGTTGGTGATCACAGACGTCAACATGCCAGAAATGAGTGGCTACGACTTCATCAAGCACGTGCGCTCGGACGAAAACATTGCGCCGACTCAGATCGTTGTGCTGACGAGTGGTCGACGCGATGAAGAGGAAGAACTCGATCAAACGCTCAATGTGAACGAACGTTTGATGAAACCGGTCAAGCAATCGGAATTGTTCGATTCTATTGTTCGCATCCTCGGCATCAACGCAGCCGAAGACTCGGGCCACAAACACTTGAGCCCCATCCCCAAGAACGTCAATCATCTAAGGATCTTGCTTGCGGAAGACAACATCATCAACCAGAAGCTAGCCGTGGGCGTGCTATCGCGAGACGGGCACATCGTCACCATCGCCAACGACGGTCAAGAAGTGATTGAACTTCTTAGTCGGAACGAGTTTGACGTGATCCTAATGGACGTCCAAATGCCTCGGATTGATGGATTGGAAGCGACACGGCAAATTCGCGAACTCGAAGGCGATTTGGGGAACCATATTCCGATCATTGCAATGACTGCCCATGCAATGAAGGGCGATCGCGAAAAATGTCTCGACGCCGGCATGGACGAATACATCGCCAAACCAATCCGCATCGGCACGCTGCGAGAGAAACTTCTCTATGTGATGCCCCAAGATGAAGAGCAAGATGAGGAGGGCGATGAACGAGGCTTCGAAGAAGGTGAAAACGGCCGCAGCGACAACCGCAATGACGCCGACAATTTAGATGCGTCGGCGGATTCGGAAAACAAGGAAGCGGACGAAAACTCCATTCCACAGACGTCCGAAACGGAAACCACCTCGGCTTCACCTACGTCCGACGATCCCCCACCGATCGATTGGGACCATGCTCATGCGACCGTTGGTGGTGACCCCAAGTTGTTGGCTGAGTTGATGGCGGTCTACGTGGGTGAGGCGGAACATATCCTTCGTCAAATCGCGACGGCACGTGCCAATGGCGAAACCGAACAAATGGGTCGGTTTGTTCACACTTTAAAAGGTGCGTCGCTTTCGGTGGGTGCTGTGCGAACGAGTGAGATTGCGGGATACTTGGAACAGGATTGCAAGACGAAAGACGTGGCGGAACTAAGCGAACAGTTCGATCAATTGAGCGCTGCCACCTTGGCAGCGATTGAGGCAATCCAGAACCATCTTAGCAACGAATCCTAA
- a CDS encoding TolC family protein gives MNRSLLKTITYLQLALAVFMATGCTPTQPFFMNESPDLQYYLNTATQIEYPDVDIDSLAETTESYAPLTIGNHDYKFWDLSLEECVSLAVQNAKFFVTTSGNAETRQNVAAQFTSASADQLGSVYDVAISQSTTQSVPLTIDGSGNRVLPRGVLRANQIGGVEDALSEFDAQASGFVNFSTTDRPSNSRDSGVSTAINQATDVTQQFALSKRYATGGVATLREQIIYNRSNTPTDTLGALRVNPSDYTAVIEAQVQHPLMRNRGTLVNRIPVVLASLNEDIAITDFEIQVRNLVRDVEVAYWDLYVSYRNVSTAIIGRNSAIATAKFAQLNLDNGTGTIQEVQQARVQYFEFKARLESALAGSNLPGSDRAGVYGNERRLREMIGIAPTDGRLIRPIDEPSIARLEFDWDEIVSQMLYLSPELRRGRTVIKQRELEQISAKNQILPEVNLSLLYRWVGVGDTLGPPTRQSVNSPAIGSSALGELTEGNYQEGAVRLEITPPAIGARRERARIRGSQLRLQQSRAYIQDAERLMVSQLSDAVAKTSTHYQLVQTNAQRWQSAEAEVEARLAEFIGGRSPVNVVLQSQQRKADAELAYYQALSEYNKSINYVDYLKGTMLANSNITLHEGTWHKKAYWDALERARERSAGKKVQYGVSRPGVVRRGPLGDADAALHHAGDLDSVDGLPPNFPGEYEGEVILDGPGSYGHDPMGAGIEITRDPIDIPNSVPLSEFGDTPSELMSPQNTSPQGPPAYEPRRSVPLPTPDSLPDSMDDLAPPSGSVTPINHEAEIDISGAPQPVRRRAVPMP, from the coding sequence ATGAACCGCTCGTTACTAAAAACGATTACTTATCTGCAACTTGCACTAGCCGTCTTCATGGCGACTGGATGCACGCCCACGCAGCCATTCTTCATGAATGAGTCGCCGGATCTTCAGTATTATCTGAATACCGCGACTCAGATCGAGTATCCCGATGTGGATATCGATTCGCTTGCTGAGACCACCGAGTCTTATGCACCGCTGACAATAGGTAACCACGACTACAAGTTCTGGGACCTGTCGTTGGAAGAATGCGTCTCGCTTGCGGTTCAAAATGCCAAGTTCTTTGTGACCACCAGCGGCAACGCCGAGACTCGTCAAAATGTTGCGGCTCAGTTCACCAGTGCTTCGGCTGATCAACTCGGCAGCGTCTACGATGTTGCAATCTCACAATCGACGACTCAATCGGTGCCTTTGACGATTGACGGTTCTGGCAATCGCGTGCTTCCACGTGGTGTGCTGCGAGCGAACCAAATCGGTGGCGTGGAAGATGCCTTGTCCGAATTCGATGCTCAAGCGAGCGGATTTGTTAACTTCAGCACGACCGATCGTCCGTCAAACTCTCGCGACAGTGGTGTTTCGACCGCGATCAACCAAGCGACCGATGTGACTCAGCAATTCGCGCTCAGCAAGCGATACGCTACCGGTGGCGTCGCTACGCTTCGCGAGCAAATCATTTACAACCGAAGCAACACGCCGACTGACACGCTGGGAGCTCTGCGAGTCAATCCGAGCGACTACACCGCGGTCATCGAAGCTCAGGTTCAGCACCCATTGATGCGAAATCGGGGAACCCTGGTCAACCGTATTCCCGTCGTGTTGGCTAGCCTGAACGAAGACATCGCGATCACAGACTTTGAAATTCAAGTGCGTAACCTCGTCCGTGACGTCGAAGTGGCCTACTGGGACCTGTATGTTTCGTATCGCAATGTTTCGACGGCGATCATCGGTCGCAACAGTGCGATTGCGACGGCCAAGTTTGCTCAGTTGAACTTGGACAACGGAACGGGGACGATTCAAGAAGTTCAGCAAGCTCGTGTTCAATACTTTGAGTTCAAAGCACGCTTGGAATCGGCACTGGCGGGTTCGAACCTTCCCGGCAGCGATCGTGCAGGCGTTTACGGCAACGAGCGTCGTCTTCGTGAAATGATCGGTATCGCTCCCACCGACGGACGATTGATTCGCCCCATCGACGAGCCTTCCATTGCCCGTCTTGAATTTGACTGGGACGAAATCGTTTCACAAATGCTGTACTTGAGTCCTGAACTTCGCCGCGGTCGCACTGTGATCAAGCAACGCGAACTCGAGCAGATTTCGGCCAAGAACCAAATCCTTCCGGAAGTGAACCTGTCGCTTCTGTACCGTTGGGTGGGTGTCGGCGACACTCTCGGCCCACCGACTCGCCAAAGCGTCAACTCACCAGCAATCGGCAGCAGTGCATTGGGTGAATTAACTGAAGGCAACTACCAAGAAGGTGCCGTTCGTCTTGAAATTACTCCTCCGGCAATTGGTGCTCGTCGAGAACGTGCTCGCATTCGAGGTTCGCAGCTTCGCTTGCAACAATCTCGTGCTTACATCCAAGACGCCGAACGTTTGATGGTCAGCCAACTCAGCGACGCGGTTGCCAAGACATCCACGCACTACCAACTTGTTCAAACCAACGCTCAGCGATGGCAGTCGGCCGAAGCCGAAGTCGAAGCACGCTTGGCTGAATTTATCGGTGGTCGCAGTCCAGTGAACGTGGTGCTGCAAAGTCAGCAACGCAAGGCAGACGCGGAACTGGCGTACTACCAAGCTCTTTCGGAATACAACAAGTCAATCAACTACGTCGATTACCTCAAAGGCACGATGCTCGCGAACAGCAACATCACCTTGCACGAAGGTACTTGGCACAAGAAAGCTTATTGGGACGCACTTGAACGTGCTCGCGAACGCAGTGCTGGGAAGAAGGTTCAGTATGGCGTCAGCCGACCCGGCGTGGTTCGTCGTGGACCCCTGGGCGACGCTGATGCGGCACTGCACCATGCTGGCGATCTGGACTCTGTTGATGGTCTGCCGCCGAATTTTCCTGGTGAATATGAAGGCGAAGTGATCTTGGATGGCCCCGGATCGTATGGCCACGATCCTATGGGAGCTGGCATCGAAATCACTCGCGATCCTATCGACATTCCCAACAGTGTTCCATTGAGCGAATTCGGGGACACCCCCAGTGAATTGATGAGCCCTCAAAATACTTCGCCTCAAGGGCCACCGGCTTACGAGCCACGGCGTTCGGTTCCCTTGCCAACTCCAGATTCTCTGCCTGACTCGATGGACGATTTGGCTCCACCGTCCGGCAGCGTTACCCCAATCAACCACGAAGCTGAAATTGACATCAGCGGAGCACCTCAGCCTGTCCGCCGTCGAGCGGTACCTATGCCCTAA